In a single window of the Acinetobacter tibetensis genome:
- a CDS encoding VTT domain-containing protein, which yields MLDFFLNLEQMLPLLLSQYGVWIYAILFLIIFAETGFVFMFFLPGDSLLIAIGALCSSSAIIQLHSIGTLLIIAAILGYAVNYYTGKKLGFKYLHRHSRWIKPEYLSKTNHYFVKHGGKTIILARFIPFVRSFAPFAAGAGEMKLSRFMWYNTIGSVIWIGVLLSIGYGAGNIFFATLAFME from the coding sequence ATGCTTGATTTTTTTCTAAATCTAGAACAAATGTTGCCGCTTCTATTGTCGCAGTATGGCGTCTGGATTTACGCCATTTTGTTTCTGATTATTTTTGCAGAAACGGGCTTTGTTTTTATGTTTTTTCTGCCTGGCGATAGTTTATTGATTGCTATAGGTGCTTTGTGCTCATCCTCTGCCATTATTCAGCTGCATAGCATAGGAACATTACTTATAATTGCCGCGATATTGGGTTATGCCGTAAATTATTATACGGGTAAAAAATTAGGCTTTAAGTATTTACACCGTCATTCACGTTGGATAAAGCCCGAGTATCTAAGTAAAACCAACCATTACTTTGTCAAACATGGTGGTAAGACCATTATTCTGGCGCGGTTTATTCCCTTTGTACGTTCATTTGCTCCTTTTGCTGCAGGTGCAGGCGAGATGAAACTTTCCCGTTTTATGTGGTACAACACCATTGGAAGTGTAATCTGGATTGGCGTTTTACTCAGTATTGGTTATGGCGCGGGCAATATCTTTTTTGCCACCCTTGCGTTTATGGAGTGA
- a CDS encoding riboflavin synthase — MFTGIIESLGRVESLQSVGGDVRVRIQTDLDMSDVHLGDSIATNGICLTVIEWGDTWYAADVSRESLNRTTLGHWKVGQPVNVEKAMLPTTRFGGHIVSGHVDAVGEITLVREDARSLYFEVTAPVEIAKYLAEKGSVTVDGISLTINHLRGNIISLNLIPHTAERTNIGTWKTGSKVNLEVDVLARYIERLLLGDKAAETQAQSKISMDFLAENGFLK; from the coding sequence ATGTTTACAGGAATTATTGAAAGCCTTGGTCGAGTCGAAAGCTTGCAAAGTGTGGGCGGTGATGTACGTGTACGTATTCAAACGGATTTGGACATGTCAGATGTACATTTAGGTGATTCGATTGCCACCAATGGAATCTGCTTAACGGTAATTGAATGGGGCGATACGTGGTACGCCGCCGATGTTTCACGTGAAAGTTTGAATCGAACGACGTTGGGGCACTGGAAAGTTGGTCAACCAGTCAATGTAGAAAAAGCCATGTTGCCGACCACACGTTTTGGTGGGCATATTGTCAGTGGTCATGTGGATGCCGTGGGTGAGATTACCTTGGTGCGTGAAGATGCTCGTTCACTCTATTTTGAAGTCACTGCACCCGTAGAAATTGCCAAGTATTTGGCCGAGAAAGGGTCGGTGACGGTGGATGGCATTAGTCTGACCATCAACCATTTACGCGGCAATATCATCAGCCTGAACTTAATTCCACATACCGCAGAACGTACCAATATTGGGACGTGGAAAACAGGTTCGAAAGTGAATTTGGAAGTCGATGTCTTGGCGCGTTATATCGAACGTTTATTGTTGGGTGATAAAGCCGCAGAGACCCAAGCACAGTCAAAAATCAGTATGGATTTCTTGGCGGAAAATGGCTTTTTAAAATAA